A portion of the Drosophila innubila isolate TH190305 chromosome 3L unlocalized genomic scaffold, UK_Dinn_1.0 0_D_3L, whole genome shotgun sequence genome contains these proteins:
- the LOC117788612 gene encoding sex peptide receptor, which produces MASGNNDTTPLYCGSGMDNFHTSYKNMHGYVSLVVCILGTIANTLNIIVLTRREMRSPTNAILTGLAVADLAVMLEYIPYTVHDYILTDSLPREDKLSYSWACFIKFHSIFAQVSHTISIWLTVTLAVWRYIAVGYPQKNRVWCGMRTTIITITTAYVVCVLVVSPSIYLIYDITEWLDQLNVQGKVINSIPLTQFVIDYSNEQKLVAALNATPSNETQWLNVSNISTTTTTTTTTTPMPPTLVVRNVTVYRLYHSDLALHNVSLQNATFLIYSVLIKLIPCFALTILSVRLILALLEAKRRRKKLTSKPAPSNGNKSAINGKSTERPRKNSKTLEKEKQTDRTTRMLLAVLLLFLITEFPQGIMGLLNTVLGDAFLMQCYLKLSDVIDVMALINSSINFILYCSMSKQFRSTFTLLFRPKFLDKWMPVAQDEVAATRADGLQRSAVAAAPDKCHTALQRQPQVVTLAATTTNTTQVTNL; this is translated from the exons atggccagTGGAAATAATGATACAACGCCGCTTTATTGCGGCAGTGGCATGGATAATTTTCATACGAG CTACAAGAATATGCATGGCTATGTCTCATTGGTTGTGTGCATACTGGGAACCATAGCGAATACACTCAATATTATAGTGCTGACCAGAAGAGAGATGCGTTCTCCAACGAATGCGATACTCACGGGTCTGGCAGTCGCGGACTTGGCTGTGATGTTGGAGTACATACCCTATACGGTGCACGATTATATACTGACGGACAGTTTGCCGAGGGAGGATAAGCTGAGTTACAGTTGGGCGTGCTTCATTAAGTTCCATTCGATCTTTGCCCAAGTATCGCATACGATTTCCATTTGGCTGACAGTCACATTGGCTGTGTGGCGTTATATTGCCGTGGGTTATCCGCAGAAGAATCGTGTGTGGTGCGGCATGAGAaccacaataataacaataacaacggcgtatgtggtgtgtgtgttggtggtGTCACCATCAATTTATCTCATCTATGATATTACAGAGTGGTTGGATCAGTTGAATGTGCAGGGAAAAGTGATTAATAGTATTCCGCTGACACAGTTTGTCATCGATTACAGCAACGAACAAAAGTTGGTGGCTGCCTTAAATGCCACGCCCAGCAACGAGACACAGTGGTTAAATGTCAGCAACATcagcaccacaacaacaacaacaacaactacaacaccaATGCCACCCACTTTGGTGGTGCGCAATGTGACTGTGTATCGACTTTATCACAGCGATTTGGCTTTACACAATGTCTCCCTGCAGAATGCCACATTTCTCATCTACAGTGTGCTCATCAAATTGATACCCTGTTTTGCACTAACCATACTCTCGGTACGACTCATTCTGGCGCTGCTCGAGGCGAAGCGAAGACGCAAGAAATTGACGAGCAAACCGGCACCGAGCAATGGCAATAAATCTGCCATCAATGGCAAGTCGACGGAAAGACCTCGGAAAAACAGCAAAACACTGGAGAAGGAGAAACAAACGGATCGCACCACTCGCATGTTGTTGGCGGTGCTGTTGCTCTTCCTCATCACCGAGTTTCCACAGGGTATTATGGGATTGCTCAACACGGTGCTGGGCGATGCCTTCCTCATGCAGTGCTATTTAAAACTGA GTGATGTAATAGACGTAATGGCTTTGATTAATTCGAGCATCAATTTCATACTCTACTGTTCGATGAGCAAACAATTTCGCAGCACTTTCACGCTGCTGTTTCGCCCCAAGTTCCTGGACAAGTGGATGCCGGTGGCACAGGATGAAGTGGCTGCCACACGAGCGGATGGATTGCAGCGTtcagctgtggcagctgcaccGGACAAATGCCACACAGCGTTGCAGAGGCAGCCGCAAGTGGTGACACTTGCTGCCACTACAACCAACACCACCCAAGTGACGAATCTGTAG